CAGGGCGACGTTGAGCACGTCGGCTTCGTTGGCATAGGTGATGGCCGACTGGGCGGGCGTGACGACCGCCGGAATCAGGTGCGCCTTGATGGCGTCCGTGTGGATGCGGTAGTTGAGCTTGGTAAGCGTGCGGTTGAGATTCCACGCCAGCGACAGACGGCGGTTCTCATCCGCCTTGAGGCGCTGAAACTCCTTGATGAGGTAGAGCTTGAACTCGACCGATATCCAGGAGGCGAACTCGAAGGCGATGTCCTTGTGGGCGTAGGTGCCGCCATAACGACCGGCCTTGGAGATGATGCCAACTGCGCCTGTCGCCTCAATCCATTGCTTGGGTGTAAGGGCGAAACTATTCAGCCCGGCCTGGATTCTAATCCCGTCGAATTCGACGGGTTTGAAACCCGGGTTGTTGAGCCGTTCCCAGACGCCGAGGAACTCGACCGTGTTGCGGTTCCGCAGCCAGTTGCGAATGAGGTCGTCGGTGTGCTCTGCGTTCTTGTACCGGGCGATGTCGGTCAACGAGATGTAGTCTTCGTCCTTGCGACTAAGAACGGTGACGGAACTGCCTTTGACCTCGATTGTCGCTTTGCTGTTCTCAGTCATGAAGCCTCCTATGCAGCGAACCGTTTCATGGCGACGTTGACCTCCG
This DNA window, taken from bacterium, encodes the following:
- a CDS encoding KilA-N domain-containing protein, coding for MTENSKATIEVKGSSVTVLSRKDEDYISLTDIARYKNAEHTDDLIRNWLRNRNTVEFLGVWERLNNPGFKPVEFDGIRIQAGLNSFALTPKQWIEATGAVGIISKAGRYGGTYAHKDIAFEFASWISVEFKLYLIKEFQRLKADENRRLSLAWNLNRTLTKLNYRIHTDAIKAHLIPAVVTPAQSAITYANEADVLNVALFGQTAKQWRDANPKLAGNMREYASVEQLLVLANIEGMNAEFINMGIVQGERLRRLNEIAIRQMQVLMAAPTVKQLKR